GCAGTCAAAAAGGCTGACGCAACCTAACTCACAGGATACTCTTCTTACACTTGCATACTTTTGCTTCTTCAACCTTGTTTTCATGCTCGACCGACTCAAAAACTGTCCATTTTTTGCACCTGCAGACTAACAATAGCACAGCACAATGCGGTGCTTATGTGGCTCATCCATGTCTAGACTCGTGCGGATGCTGTCTCAGCCTCAAGGCCGAGCTTTGAGTTCCACTGGTCCTGCTGTATATGATGTGATTATATCTGGCGGTGGTATGGTTGGAACGGCAATGGCCTGTGCATTGGGTGAGGATTTATGGAATAAATAAGATGTGTCAATAGTGGAAAACATGGGTATGAAAGCAGAAAAAGAGAGTTTATGTGAAATAATAGGATTTATAGTATTGGTGACTGTATAGCAAATAAAGAATAGATTTGGTTAAGGGGTTTGTACATTTTAAATGCTTGcaacaatttgttacatttattctTGAAGGAGGTAGGGCTCCCCCACAAAACAAAGAACTCACCAGGCCAAAATTGTGGCTATTAATAAAAGAGCCATTTTTGGCAGCTGAGCACATAATCTTATTTCCTGAATTATTGTGCAGCAAAGAAAGCACctaaaaaagcaaataagtaattttgGAATCCCAGTATGATTAAATGCATGCATGAGTAGAGATTAGGTTGTTTTATGTAAAAGACTATAAAAGGAAGTCACAGATTGTGTAGGAATGAGTGTAGAAAGTGACTTAAAAAGCACTTTGCCACAGCTAATAGCAAGAGTGAGTTTATTAATTTTTGGTCAATTTAGGCTCGGATCCTCACTTGCAACACAAGAGAATTCTTTTGCTAGAAGCTGGGCAAAGAAAACCATTTGATCGTCTACCAGAGAGCTTCAGCAACAGAGTGAGCTCCATTACCCCAGGCTCAGCAACCCTACTTGCCAGTGAGTCTAAGATTgcagatattttatatttatatgaacgatagactatttatttattttgttatgccCTGTAGGTTTTGGTGCTTGGGACCATATCTTGGGCATGAGGCTAAAACCATATAAGAGAATGCAGGTAGGCTTAATGTACGATAAAGTTTTATCACCATGTATTGAAATCCATTAAAAAGGGGCAACAGAACACCACTTGTTCTCCCATCTGTTTCTTGGAATCAGCCCTAGTCTACCCATgtgaaaggaaaatgtatttttaaactgTAAAGACCTCTTTACcacactttttttgtattatactGTGGTACAGTTAAAAGCAAGACATTATACCGTACTGTGCTTTTTGCAGGTTTGGGATGCCTGCTCAGATGCGCTGATCACATTTGACAAGGATGCAATGGAAGATATGGGATATATTGTGGAAAATAATGTTATTATTGCAGCACTTACAAAGCAGCTGGAATTAATGTCTGGTAAGACCACAGAACAGGGAACATGGTTATGACAGTAGGGCTGCATATAAAACCAAATGGAACATGTGTTTCTTAACTGATCCTGAGTAACGGGCTCTTACTGTggaatattcaatttttttattttagatcatATTGAGGTTATGTACAGAAGCAGAGCTTTGGGCTACACATGGCCCCCACCATATAATAATGGTGAAGCCACCCCTTGGGTAGAGATAGAGCTAGCAGATGGCCAAAGGCTCCATACAAAACTCTTGGTAAGGTGTTTTCTAGTCTGCTGTGTGTCTGTGTTTTACTCTTCCTAAAATATTGTGTACTTTCAGATTGGTGCAGATGGCCACAACTCCATGGTGCGTAGTGCAGCTGGAATGCAGAGTGTCCAGTGGGATTACAATCATGCTGCTGTAGTTGCTACACTTTATTTGTCTGAAGTAAGTTCAAAATGTCTAACATTTTACTGCATAAAACCCTGTAGAAGAAAAATTTTTAGCGATTTCATCATTAAATCCAAGAACTAGAGGGagaatgaaaaaataatcatacatatgtatggataaacacaGTTCAGAAGTAATACACTTAGAGATTTTGGTTGCCTTACCAACCCTTTTTTCAAGATAACAAGTATACCCGAGACTGTAATATGCTGAAGATACGAaggtttattaaagaaaattgtCTTTCTTTATCATTTATCATGAAACAAACATTAAAGTGAGATTTCTGCAGTTGAGAACAGTCAAAGTTAaactctgtatactgtatataagatcaGATAGCAGCaaaagtgtaaataataaaaacatataaaataatggtTCAATTCTCACCAATGCATCCAAACCTATACTGTGATACTGTGTGTGTATTGCACAGTTAGTAGTTGCACAGGTCCAGCACATTCCCGCCCCGCTGTGATGTCACGGAAGGGGGTGGGGAATGGCTGGCACAAGCATATAAAAGGGTTTGCATGGAATCGGCAGTGGGGCAGTAAAAGGTTGCTTGCAGGGTGTGCTTAGGCTAAAGTTCATTTGATTGAAGAATATAAAATGTTCAGAGTTGCAGGTACTAGTTCTGGCCTAGCCACACACCAGCAATAtacttttaaacaaaatggaaCACCAGTACCTTGTTGTGCTTCAAACGGGGTAACCCTAACTTTTATTGCAAGTTGCTTCAGACACTGCACACCCGATCAAACGTTTCAAGACCcaaatggcccttcctcagtaAGTTCAGCCTGCATGAATACAGTGTGCACAAGTTGGCCCTACTTGCGGATCCCGCAGCCTTTaagccggcctgcacatcactattgctaTTGCacaacaacatttattatacgtgtgttcacctttgagataacttttagtatgatgtagagcatatTATTCAGAGAGTATCTGCAATTTGGTTacactttttattattgaaggtttgtgagttatttagctttttattcagcagctcttattttaagcaatctggtaactagggcccaaattaccctagcaaccatgcattgatttgaataagagacggcaatatgaataggagagagtctgaataaaaggatccgtaataaaaagtagcaacacatgtgtagccttacagagcatttgtttttttagagtgGGATAGCGACTCCCAtttgcaaagaatcagaagaaaaagacaaatcactataaaactataaaaaaaaaaaataatgaaaacaaattgaaaagttgcttaaaataggtggttctatagcataataaaagttactataaaggggtggttcatcttcacacaactagttgttttcagagagatcaccagaaataacaactttttccaatgaccctattttctatgtgtgactgtttttctaatattaaagtgtaaagtgtcatttttcaccttctgaagcagctctgggaggggggtagCCAACCCTCtctgttgatacatttcttatctttgtccctgctgagcagaatctcagggtttcattacagacagctgtagaattggtacaatagttgctaaaactcagagatgctgctgagaaatgaatcaactaaatattgcaaaattggaacagtttagagtctgcacctgaattactgagctgccagactgaaacacaagaggcaggaacattcaactttaaacttagattttggaaaaacagaaaaaaaaaaaataatggaaactaatataaaaagtctttatttctggggaacaatctaaaaacaactgaattgaaaaaagtgtttgaaaggggaacaacccctttaaaggtgagccactccTTTAAGCGAAGAAATACCCATGTTTGACATGAGCTTCTTCAATTAGacttatgtaaaaataaagtacataaacacatacataaaatCAGAACTGAcacaaaatacacatttatttaatattttacacagacacacacattgaAAGGAAAAGAATTATAGTCTATCTCTGACTCTGAATAAGTAAAAAGGTTGTTTAATGTGCCGGATTCTTATTTACATCTCTTTTTCTGTCTTCGATATAGGCAACTGATAACAACGTTGCCTGGCAGAGGTTCCTTCCCACTGGGCCCATCGCATTACTGCCTGTAAGTCCACCTTGTTACTTTAGCTTTTCTGTTTCATCTTCTATTGTGTAATTGAGTATCTAGTGGGCCTCTTCGTGTAATGCAATGAGGATACTGTCATGATTATAGCACTTGCAGCCGCATGTAACTTTTCCCGTGGATATAGGGGGGTCACACACCCACCTTCCACACAAGTTAGACTGGCGTAACTGACCCTGAAGACTGTCCCAACacccacaaaattcacaaaacttgcTGCTACCTCTCTCTGAACTTTGAGAAGCACCCAAAATTGTTACACAAACACACTTGGTTCCACCACCGCCAAAGAGTTAACTAGCATATATCCTGCAGAGGGCTAAGGCACACGGTTACACATGTTCAGGGTCTGCGTTTATTTAGAGCAGCAAGGACAaagcatattacattttatttaacgtTATAAAACAGTGCATGagtacaaaaagatgttacaaaatgGCATACATTAAAATAGTCCTAATGACAAACCGCTAAtaaaaatgaaagggaaaaacataaaaaacctaTTCTGGCTATAAAAAAATAGCCAGAAGAGGTGACTATTTATCACACAGTTCAGGGGTATCTGGTAATCGGGCACTacaaacccccctcccccagtattgtaaaagggggagtggcctaGCAGGGCACAATTTGTTTTTCCATAACTTCCTGTTAGAATGGACTGGGCAAAGAACATAATGATCATAACTCCTTACAGGAACATAGGAGATAAATGATATTATATTTGTTGGCCGTGGTTTTTCCCACTTGTTCCATACTCACCAACCATTAATACTGTGTGATGTGCACCTGTCAAGATATTCCCATTTTATAATCAGAGTACCAAGGCTAATCCTGTTTGGACCCATTTTACAGCTTATATTGTATTGAACAAAACCATATCATAACAATACAATACAACCAATTTCTTTATattgttggtacaacaggtatggattCTGGATTGATAATGTGTTTAGGTTAATGTTATAGCGTGACCTCCACATCACTTATGAGGGGTCTTTATGTAAACTCTAAGTCACCCCTATGTGGGCTTTCACGTACCCACCTGGCATGGTGCTTATCAGCCTGCTATCCGCCATGGTGTAGAGCAGGCAGAGCCGTTTCTATGTGAGGAGCTGCCTGAGGTGGCTTCTGCAATGCAGCCCTCTCCCCCAGCATACCACAGGTTGTGTGATTACACATGGCTCGTTACACATGGCTGACTTCAGACCTTAAAGAATAGAGTCCTGTTAGGCCTGTATGTTCCTAATGTTCCCTTCACCAGCAgcagaatattttataaataccTTGCTGTACTAGGAAACTCTTACATGGCCATTATTATCACAGGTACATATTCCATGGAAGTGTAACACCGGAGCAAGACAAATGCGGCTTTTTACTTACATTAAAGatttttacttatatttctataatatttttatatttaaaataaagaataaaaagtgaTAGTGTTTCTTTAAGCAGATATATGTTGGATGCAACTGAAGAGACGCCCATTGGAAATTCTTAATAATGATCTTGCTTTTCACAAGCAAAATGAACGTACGCACATATAGCATATTCCTACTTTATCTTTGTGCTGTTGGCCATAACaattcccctgcttttctgtttttgcagctttctGATACGTGTAGTTCCTTAGTGTGGTCTACATCTCCTGAACATGCATCAGAGCTTGTCAGTATGGACGATGAAAGCTTTGTAGATACAGTCAATTCGGCATTTGTGAGTATACtcaaaaattacacaaattttcaggctgtatatttttctttattttctgtgcatCTGTTACTAGTACTAGAATGTAATACGTCTTAATCTGAACATTAGtagttttaaatgtttgtttaaataataGTGGAATCTATGTAAGGACTGACTGAGTGGTGTGACTGTGAAGAGTGATTGGTTGGTGTATGAGCTGGCAGCTGCATTTATTATGACCCATTATTATGTTTGTAATGAAAGTTTACAGAAACAGCCCTAGCATCTAGACAAAGGCATTTCCAACGCCATTAGAAATGACTGGA
The sequence above is a segment of the Xenopus laevis strain J_2021 chromosome 8L, Xenopus_laevis_v10.1, whole genome shotgun sequence genome. Coding sequences within it:
- the coq6.L gene encoding coenzyme Q6 monooxygenase L homeolog isoform X1, encoding MRCLCGSSMSRLVRMLSQPQGRALSSTGPAVYDVIISGGGMVGTAMACALGSDPHLQHKRILLLEAGQRKPFDRLPESFSNRVSSITPGSATLLASFGAWDHILGMRLKPYKRMQVWDACSDALITFDKDAMEDMGYIVENNVIIAALTKQLELMSDHIEVMYRSRALGYTWPPPYNNGEATPWVEIELADGQRLHTKLLIGADGHNSMVRSAAGMQSVQWDYNHAAVVATLYLSEATDNNVAWQRFLPTGPIALLPLSDTCSSLVWSTSPEHASELVSMDDESFVDTVNSAFWSSENHSEFITSAGSILRSALSFFVPSGSSPRQLPPSVSRVEQSSRIAYPLGLRHATEYIRHRVALIGDAAHRVHPLAGQGVNMGFGDVACLAHHLSQAAFNGSDLGSTKHLLEYETDRQRHNIPLMAAVDLLKRLYNTKQPPIVLLRTLGLQATNALTPVKEQIMAFASK
- the coq6.L gene encoding coenzyme Q6 monooxygenase L homeolog (The RefSeq protein has 2 substitutions compared to this genomic sequence) — translated: MRCLCGSSMSRLVRMLSQPQGRALSSTGPAVYDVIISGGGMVGTAMACALGSDPHLQHKRILLLEAGQRKPFDRLPESFSNRVSSITPGSATLLASFGAWDHILGMRLKPYKRMQVWDACSDALITFDKDEMEDMGYIVENNVIIAALTKQLELMSDHIEVMYRSRALGYTWPPPYNNGEATPWVEIELADGQRLHTKLLIGADGHNSMVRSAAGMQSVQWDYNHAAVVATLYLSEATDNNIAWQRFLPTGPIALLPLSDTCSSLVWSTSPEHASELVSMDDESFVDTVNSAFWSSENHSEFITSAGSILRSALSFFVPSGSSPRQLPPSVSRVEQSSRIAYPLGLRHATEYIRHRVALIGDAAHRVHPLAGQGVNMGFGDVACLAHHLSQAAFNGSDLGSTKHLLEYETDRQRHNIPLMAAVDLLKRLYNTKQPPIVLLRTLGLQATNALTPVKEQIMAFASK